A single genomic interval of Bradyrhizobium japonicum USDA 6 harbors:
- a CDS encoding DUF1194 domain-containing protein: MRWCVSVGAVLVAGAIVGGDVASIAAPSPKSGIADARDSALSVNVELVIAVDVSYSMDMDELAIQREGYAQAIVSKDFLQALTARPASKVALTYFEWSMSGDERIIIPWRVIDGPESADAVAAEIMKMPIRRGSSTSISGAINFAVRLFEENPYRGSRRVIDISGDGPNNDGDPVTGARDAAVEKGIIINGLPIMVKEPSFATTDIENLDLYYEDCVIGGPGAFIMTIKDREKFQEAIRTKLVLEVAGLTPKGRIVPTAGNEPRVSCLVGEDKWRERGRRSMR, translated from the coding sequence ATGCGCTGGTGTGTCTCGGTCGGAGCGGTGCTTGTTGCGGGGGCGATTGTCGGAGGTGACGTTGCCAGCATTGCCGCGCCGAGCCCGAAATCAGGGATAGCCGACGCCAGGGACAGCGCACTTTCCGTCAATGTCGAGCTCGTTATCGCCGTCGACGTCTCCTATTCGATGGATATGGACGAACTCGCCATTCAGCGCGAGGGCTATGCACAGGCCATCGTCTCGAAAGACTTTCTTCAGGCGCTAACGGCCCGTCCGGCCAGCAAGGTGGCTCTGACCTATTTCGAGTGGTCGATGTCGGGCGACGAGAGGATCATCATTCCCTGGCGGGTGATCGACGGTCCGGAATCGGCGGACGCCGTGGCGGCCGAGATCATGAAGATGCCGATTCGCCGAGGTTCGAGTACCTCGATCTCCGGCGCGATTAATTTCGCAGTGCGGCTGTTCGAAGAGAATCCCTATCGCGGGTCGCGGCGCGTCATCGATATTTCCGGCGATGGGCCGAACAACGACGGAGACCCCGTAACCGGCGCGCGCGACGCTGCCGTTGAGAAGGGCATCATCATCAACGGCCTGCCGATCATGGTGAAGGAGCCGTCCTTTGCAACGACCGATATCGAGAACCTCGATCTCTATTACGAGGACTGCGTGATCGGAGGGCCGGGCGCCTTCATCATGACAATCAAGGATCGCGAAAAATTCCAGGAAGCGATCCGGACCAAGCTTGTTCTCGAGGTTGCGGGCCTCACGCCGAAGGGGAGGATCGTCCCAACTGCCGGGAATGAGCCCCGGGTGTCCTGTCTGGTCGGCGAAGACAAATGGCGGGAGCGCGGGCGACGGAGCATGCGCTAA
- a CDS encoding DUF1150 family protein, translated as MSEGHVAFEYEAKNVSPETLATLGEGHIAYVKQIRSEDVPGLFPEAPKIAPGLKLFALHAADGTPIMLTDSREAAVANAWSNELQAVSVH; from the coding sequence ATGAGTGAAGGTCACGTTGCGTTCGAATACGAAGCCAAGAACGTCTCGCCCGAGACGCTGGCAACCCTCGGCGAAGGCCATATCGCCTATGTGAAGCAGATCCGCTCCGAGGATGTGCCGGGCCTGTTTCCCGAAGCGCCGAAAATCGCGCCGGGCCTCAAGCTTTTCGCGCTCCACGCCGCCGACGGCACGCCGATCATGCTGACCGACAGCCGCGAAGCCGCAGTCGCCAACGCCTGGAGCAACGAGCTGCAAGCGGTGAGCGTGCACTGA
- a CDS encoding Hsp20 family protein: protein MSRVPTLSSPFLLGFDEIERVLDRVVKGADGYPPYNIERCDRSDGQPERLRITLAVAGFTRDQLDVTIEENQLVIRGRQQDDKTRQYIHRGIAARHFQRTFVLAEGMLVLGADLKNGLLSVDLARPEPERIVKTIAINEHE from the coding sequence ATGTCTCGTGTTCCAACGCTTTCCAGTCCGTTCCTTCTGGGCTTCGACGAGATCGAGCGTGTGCTCGACCGCGTCGTCAAAGGCGCCGACGGCTACCCTCCCTACAATATCGAGAGGTGCGACCGGTCGGACGGCCAGCCCGAGCGGCTGCGGATCACGCTGGCGGTCGCCGGATTCACCCGCGACCAACTCGATGTAACCATTGAGGAAAACCAGCTCGTGATTCGCGGGCGTCAGCAGGACGACAAGACCCGGCAATACATCCATCGCGGCATCGCCGCGCGCCACTTCCAGCGCACCTTCGTGCTGGCGGAGGGGATGCTCGTGCTGGGTGCGGATCTGAAGAACGGGCTGCTGTCGGTCGATCTTGCCCGGCCTGAACCGGAGAGGATCGTTAAGACAATCGCTATCAATGAGCACGAATAA
- a CDS encoding sn-glycerol-3-phosphate import ATP-binding protein UgpC encodes MANVTLRNVRKTYTGGFEAIKGVNVDVADGQFCVLVGPSGCGKSTLLRMVAGLETVTGGEIDIGGRVVNQIEPADRDIAMVFQNYALYPHMSVYNNMAYGLRNRGMAEAEVKTRVEEAARVLELAPMLERKPRQLSGGQRQRVAMGRAIVRQPKVFLFDEPLSNLDAKLRIAMRVEIRKLQRRLNTTSIYVTHDQLEAMTLADILVVMNGGQVEQVGNPLAIYEKPATTFVASFIGAPPMNLMSTRADEIKSQLGGSATEAGILGIRPEDFVITDQTPAGGVALPLTVEAIERVGAETFVYGTRAQDEQRVAATPGELPPGEVIVRVPGTEAPAIGARIRVAAVRAKLHLFSGDGRTRIEA; translated from the coding sequence ATGGCTAACGTCACCCTGCGCAACGTCCGCAAGACCTATACGGGCGGCTTCGAGGCCATCAAGGGCGTCAATGTCGACGTCGCCGACGGTCAGTTCTGCGTGCTGGTCGGCCCCTCCGGCTGCGGCAAGTCCACGCTGCTGCGCATGGTCGCAGGTCTCGAGACCGTCACCGGCGGCGAGATCGACATCGGCGGCCGCGTCGTCAACCAGATCGAGCCCGCCGATCGCGACATCGCGATGGTGTTCCAGAACTACGCGCTCTATCCGCATATGAGCGTCTACAACAACATGGCCTACGGCCTGCGCAACCGCGGCATGGCGGAAGCCGAGGTCAAGACCCGCGTCGAGGAAGCCGCGCGCGTGCTCGAGCTCGCGCCGATGCTGGAGCGCAAGCCGCGCCAGCTCTCCGGCGGCCAGCGCCAGCGCGTCGCCATGGGCCGCGCCATCGTGCGCCAGCCAAAGGTGTTTCTGTTCGACGAGCCGCTGTCGAACCTCGACGCGAAGCTGCGCATCGCGATGCGGGTCGAGATCCGCAAATTGCAGCGCCGGCTCAACACGACGTCGATCTACGTCACCCACGACCAGCTCGAGGCGATGACGCTCGCCGATATTCTCGTGGTGATGAACGGCGGCCAGGTCGAGCAGGTCGGCAATCCGCTGGCGATCTACGAGAAGCCGGCGACGACCTTCGTCGCCTCCTTCATCGGGGCGCCGCCGATGAACCTGATGTCGACGCGCGCCGACGAGATCAAATCGCAGCTCGGCGGCAGCGCCACGGAGGCCGGCATCCTCGGCATCCGCCCGGAAGATTTCGTCATCACCGACCAGACCCCGGCCGGCGGCGTCGCGCTCCCGCTAACGGTCGAAGCGATCGAGCGCGTCGGCGCGGAAACCTTCGTCTACGGCACCCGGGCCCAGGACGAGCAGCGCGTTGCCGCCACCCCGGGCGAGCTGCCGCCCGGCGAGGTCATCGTCCGCGTTCCCGGAACCGAGGCCCCCGCCATCGGCGCGAGGATCCGGGTCGCGGCGGTGCGGGCGAAGCTGCACCTTTTCAGCGGCGACGGGCGGACGCGGATCGAGGCCTGA
- the ugpE gene encoding sn-glycerol-3-phosphate ABC transporter permease UgpE, protein MVEDEGIRRYVAHFILWVGIAIVAFPVYIAIVASTQDNALIANGQMSLLPGGHFFEVYYQTIFVGTSGSTREPVGNMMLNSLVMALAIAIGKIAISIISAYAIVYFRFPFRMAIFWIIFITLMLPVEVRIYPTYKIVADLHMLDSYAGLALPLIASATATLLFRQFFMTVPDELLEASRIDGAGPLRFFWDTLLPLSRTNMAALFVILFILGWNQYLWPLLITTRDDMQTIQVGIRKMITTTDALTEWPIVMATAVLAMLPPVFVVVAMQKLFVRGLVETEK, encoded by the coding sequence ATGGTCGAGGACGAGGGTATCAGGCGCTACGTCGCCCATTTCATCCTCTGGGTCGGGATCGCGATCGTCGCGTTCCCCGTCTACATCGCGATCGTCGCCTCGACCCAGGACAACGCGCTGATCGCCAACGGTCAGATGTCGCTGCTGCCGGGCGGGCACTTCTTCGAGGTCTACTACCAGACCATCTTCGTCGGCACGAGCGGCTCCACCCGCGAGCCCGTCGGCAACATGATGCTGAACTCGCTGGTGATGGCGCTCGCAATCGCGATCGGCAAGATCGCGATCTCGATCATCTCGGCCTATGCGATCGTGTATTTCCGCTTTCCGTTCCGGATGGCGATCTTCTGGATCATCTTCATCACGTTGATGCTGCCGGTCGAGGTGCGCATCTACCCGACCTACAAGATCGTCGCCGATCTGCACATGCTCGACAGCTATGCGGGCCTCGCGCTGCCGCTGATCGCGTCGGCCACCGCGACGCTGCTGTTCCGCCAGTTCTTCATGACCGTGCCGGACGAGCTGCTGGAGGCCTCGCGCATCGACGGCGCCGGCCCCTTGCGTTTCTTCTGGGATACGCTGCTGCCGCTGTCGCGCACCAACATGGCGGCGCTGTTCGTGATCCTCTTCATCCTCGGCTGGAATCAATATCTCTGGCCGCTGTTGATCACCACGCGCGACGACATGCAGACCATCCAGGTCGGCATCCGCAAGATGATCACCACCACCGATGCGCTGACCGAATGGCCGATCGTGATGGCGACTGCCGTGCTGGCCATGCTGCCGCCGGTGTTCGTCGTCGTCGCCATGCAGAAATTGTTCGTGCGCGGCCTGGTCGAGACCGAAAAGTGA
- the ugpA gene encoding sn-glycerol-3-phosphate ABC transporter permease UgpA, whose protein sequence is MQKQAIFQSRLLPYALVAPQLAIVLIFFYWPALQAVIQSFLLQDAFGLSSTFVWLDNYIELFKDPAYFEAVVRTFFFSFAIAVSSLSFALLLAVMADKPLRGSMLYRTLLIWPYAVAPPVVGVLWIFMLHPSLGVLSRYLRGVGVDWNPLLDGNQAAALIILAAAWKQISYNFLFFLAGLQAIPRSVFEAAAIDGARPMRRFWTVTFPLLSPTIFFLLVVNIVYAFFDTFGIIDTMTRGGPGTSTVTLVYKVYSDGLLGGNLGSSAAQSVILMVMVIVLTGIQFRFVERKVTY, encoded by the coding sequence ATGCAAAAGCAAGCCATTTTCCAATCAAGGCTATTGCCCTACGCGCTGGTTGCACCGCAGCTCGCGATCGTCCTGATATTCTTCTACTGGCCTGCCCTGCAGGCGGTGATCCAGTCCTTCCTGCTCCAGGATGCCTTCGGTCTCTCGAGCACCTTTGTCTGGCTCGACAATTACATCGAGCTGTTCAAGGACCCCGCCTATTTCGAGGCGGTCGTCCGGACCTTCTTCTTCTCGTTCGCGATCGCCGTGTCGTCGCTGTCGTTCGCGCTGCTGCTGGCCGTGATGGCCGACAAGCCGCTGCGCGGCTCGATGCTCTACCGCACGCTGCTGATCTGGCCCTATGCGGTGGCGCCGCCCGTCGTCGGCGTGCTCTGGATCTTCATGCTGCATCCCTCGCTCGGCGTGCTGTCGCGCTATCTGCGCGGCGTGGGCGTCGACTGGAATCCGCTGCTCGACGGCAACCAGGCGGCGGCGCTGATCATCCTCGCCGCGGCGTGGAAGCAGATCTCCTATAATTTCCTGTTCTTCCTCGCCGGCCTGCAGGCCATCCCCCGAAGCGTGTTCGAGGCCGCTGCGATCGACGGCGCCCGTCCGATGCGCCGGTTCTGGACCGTGACCTTCCCGCTGCTGTCGCCCACGATCTTCTTCCTGCTGGTCGTCAACATCGTCTACGCCTTCTTCGACACCTTCGGCATCATCGACACCATGACCCGCGGCGGTCCCGGCACGTCGACGGTCACGCTGGTCTACAAGGTCTATTCCGACGGCCTGCTCGGCGGCAATCTCGGCAGCTCCGCGGCGCAATCGGTGATCCTGATGGTCATGGTCATCGTGCTGACGGGAATCCAGTTCCGCTTCGTCGAACGCAAGGTGACCTACTGA
- the ugpB gene encoding sn-glycerol-3-phosphate ABC transporter substrate-binding protein UgpB, with the protein MALRHFGAAAAVAITIGMGASPALAVTEIQWWHAMTGANNDVIVKLATDFNASQTDYKVIPTYKGNYPDTMNAGIAAFRAGNAPHIMQVFEVGTATMMAATGAVKPVYKLMAEAGEKFDPKIYLPAITGYYSTSKGEMLSFPFNSSSTVMWVNLDELKKANVEIPKTWPETFEAAKKLKAAGHDTCGFSGSWVTWVNLEQLSAWHNVPLASKANGLDGFDTVLEFNGPLQVKHLETLVELQKTKTYDYAGRTNTGEGRFTSGECPIYLTSSAFFGNVKAQAKFNFTAVPMPYYPDAKGAPQNSIIGGASLWVMGGKSAQEYKGVAKFLTFLSDTDRQVYIHKASGYLPITKAAYAKAKEEGFYKDQPYLETPLLELTNKEPTENSRGLRLGNMVQLRDVWSEEIEQALAGKKTAKQALDAAVERGNTMLRQFEKTAVK; encoded by the coding sequence ATGGCTCTTCGACACTTTGGGGCGGCTGCCGCAGTTGCGATCACGATCGGCATGGGCGCATCGCCGGCCTTGGCCGTGACCGAAATCCAGTGGTGGCACGCGATGACCGGCGCCAACAACGACGTCATCGTCAAGCTCGCCACCGACTTCAACGCCTCGCAGACCGACTACAAGGTGATCCCGACCTACAAGGGCAACTATCCCGATACGATGAACGCCGGCATCGCGGCGTTTCGCGCCGGCAATGCCCCGCACATCATGCAGGTGTTCGAAGTCGGCACCGCGACCATGATGGCCGCGACCGGCGCCGTAAAACCCGTCTACAAGCTGATGGCCGAGGCCGGCGAGAAGTTCGACCCCAAGATCTACCTGCCCGCCATCACCGGCTACTACTCGACCTCGAAGGGCGAGATGCTGTCCTTCCCGTTCAATTCGTCGTCGACCGTCATGTGGGTCAACCTCGACGAGCTCAAGAAGGCGAACGTCGAGATCCCCAAGACCTGGCCCGAAACGTTCGAGGCCGCCAAGAAGCTGAAGGCTGCGGGTCATGACACCTGCGGCTTCTCCGGCTCCTGGGTCACCTGGGTCAATCTTGAGCAGCTCTCCGCCTGGCACAACGTGCCGCTCGCCAGCAAGGCCAACGGCCTCGACGGTTTCGACACCGTGCTGGAGTTCAACGGCCCGCTCCAGGTCAAGCATCTCGAAACCCTGGTCGAGCTGCAGAAGACCAAGACCTACGACTATGCCGGCCGCACCAACACCGGCGAAGGCCGCTTCACCTCGGGTGAATGCCCGATCTACCTGACCTCGTCGGCGTTCTTCGGCAACGTCAAGGCGCAGGCCAAGTTCAACTTCACCGCCGTGCCGATGCCTTATTATCCGGACGCCAAGGGCGCGCCGCAGAACTCGATCATCGGCGGCGCCTCGCTCTGGGTCATGGGCGGCAAGTCGGCCCAGGAATACAAGGGCGTCGCGAAGTTCCTGACCTTCCTCTCGGACACCGATCGCCAAGTCTACATCCACAAGGCCTCGGGCTATCTGCCGATCACCAAGGCGGCCTACGCCAAGGCGAAGGAAGAAGGTTTCTACAAGGATCAGCCCTATCTCGAGACCCCGCTGCTCGAGCTGACCAACAAGGAGCCGACCGAGAATTCGCGCGGCTTGCGTCTCGGCAACATGGTTCAGCTCCGTGACGTCTGGTCGGAAGAGATCGAGCAGGCGCTGGCCGGCAAGAAGACCGCCAAGCAGGCGCTCGACGCCGCGGTCGAGCGCGGCAACACGATGCTGCGTCAGTTCGAAAAGACCGCCGTCAAGTGA
- a CDS encoding CaiB/BaiF CoA transferase family protein: MTEAVLGAMSGLRVIDLTRVLGGPYCTQILADHGADVIKVEPPAGDEVRDWGPPFHEEDAAYFIGINRNKRSIGLDLASEGGRVVLLKMLETADVLIENFKPGTLEKWGIGNDVLSKKFPRLVHCRICGFGADGPRGGNPGYDAIIQAMTGMIAATGSPESGPMRIGVPLVDITTGLYAAIGILMALSERQRSGQGQFLETTLYETGLAIMHPHTANYFMHGKPPSLTGNEHPNLVPYAIFPTRTDDIFIGVGNDGTFRKLAKEIGKPELGTDPRFARNKDRIANREALRAELAAVFSQHEAEPLCNRLLAAGLPAGPVQKIDQALTNAHTIARGDVIEKDWYKGVASPIRLDRSKPSLRRLPPKFSQHSQEVLGEFGYSKSEIDAMVEKGTVCGPERKR; this comes from the coding sequence ATGACCGAAGCCGTTTTGGGCGCAATGAGCGGACTGCGCGTCATCGATCTCACGCGCGTGCTCGGCGGTCCCTACTGCACCCAGATCCTCGCCGACCACGGCGCCGACGTGATCAAGGTCGAGCCGCCCGCCGGCGACGAGGTACGCGACTGGGGCCCTCCGTTCCACGAGGAAGACGCGGCCTATTTCATCGGCATCAACCGCAACAAGCGCTCGATCGGCCTCGACCTCGCCTCCGAAGGCGGCCGTGTCGTGCTGCTCAAGATGCTCGAGACCGCCGACGTCCTGATCGAGAATTTCAAGCCGGGCACGCTGGAGAAATGGGGCATCGGCAACGATGTGCTCAGCAAGAAATTTCCGCGCCTGGTGCATTGCCGGATCTGCGGCTTCGGCGCCGACGGTCCGCGCGGCGGCAATCCCGGCTATGACGCCATCATCCAGGCCATGACCGGCATGATCGCGGCGACCGGTTCGCCCGAGAGCGGTCCGATGCGGATCGGCGTGCCGCTGGTCGACATCACCACCGGCCTCTATGCGGCGATCGGCATCCTGATGGCGCTGTCGGAGCGGCAGCGCTCGGGCCAGGGCCAGTTCCTGGAGACGACGCTGTACGAGACCGGCCTTGCCATCATGCATCCGCACACCGCGAATTATTTCATGCACGGCAAGCCGCCGTCGCTCACCGGCAACGAACATCCCAACCTCGTACCTTACGCGATCTTCCCGACCAGGACCGACGACATCTTCATCGGCGTCGGCAATGACGGCACCTTCCGCAAGCTCGCCAAGGAAATCGGCAAGCCCGAGCTCGGCACCGATCCGCGCTTTGCCCGCAACAAGGACCGCATCGCCAATCGCGAGGCGCTGCGGGCCGAGTTGGCCGCCGTGTTCAGCCAGCACGAGGCGGAACCGCTGTGCAATCGTCTGCTCGCCGCCGGCCTGCCCGCAGGTCCCGTGCAGAAGATCGACCAGGCCTTGACCAACGCGCACACGATCGCCCGCGGCGATGTCATCGAGAAGGACTGGTACAAGGGCGTGGCCTCGCCGATCCGGCTGGATCGCAGCAAGCCGAGCCTGCGCCGCCTGCCGCCGAAATTCAGCCAGCACTCCCAGGAGGTGCTGGGCGAGTTCGGCTACTCCAAATCGGAGATCGACGCGATGGTCGAAAAGGGCACCGTCTGCGGCCCCGAGCGCAAGCGCTGA
- a CDS encoding organic hydroperoxide resistance protein gives MSVNVLYKTSAKATGGRDGHAATLDGALDVKLTTPKELGGGGGAGNNPEQLFAAGYAACFIGAMKFVASQGGPKVPADASVTSTVGIGPRSAGGFGLDIDLAVSLPGLARAEAEALVEKAHQVCPYSNATRGNVDVRLTVV, from the coding sequence ATGTCTGTGAACGTCCTGTACAAGACCAGCGCCAAGGCCACCGGCGGCCGCGACGGCCATGCGGCGACCCTCGACGGCGCGCTCGACGTCAAGCTCACCACGCCGAAGGAGCTCGGCGGCGGCGGCGGCGCCGGCAACAATCCGGAGCAGCTGTTTGCGGCCGGCTATGCCGCCTGCTTCATCGGCGCGATGAAGTTCGTGGCCTCGCAGGGCGGCCCGAAGGTTCCGGCTGACGCCTCGGTCACCTCCACCGTCGGCATCGGCCCGCGCTCGGCCGGCGGCTTCGGTCTCGACATCGACCTCGCCGTCTCGCTGCCGGGCCTTGCCCGCGCGGAAGCCGAGGCGCTGGTCGAGAAGGCCCACCAGGTATGTCCCTACTCCAATGCCACGCGCGGCAATGTCGACGTTCGCCTGACGGTCGTCTGA
- a CDS encoding MarR family winged helix-turn-helix transcriptional regulator has translation MPRKLSALDPQRLDNQICFAVYSAAHAFNRVYKPLLDRLGLTYPQYLVMLVLWERDDVPVKDIGEKLFLDSGTLTPLLKRLEAAHLVKRTRSREDERQVLIALTPQGHALKEKARAVPQSILAASDCSVSELVAMKDEIVALRDRLNAVIGE, from the coding sequence ATGCCCCGGAAATTATCGGCGCTGGACCCGCAGCGCCTCGACAACCAGATCTGCTTCGCGGTCTATTCGGCCGCGCATGCCTTCAACCGGGTCTACAAGCCGCTGCTGGACCGGCTCGGCCTGACCTACCCGCAATATCTGGTGATGCTGGTGCTGTGGGAGCGCGACGACGTGCCGGTCAAGGACATCGGCGAAAAGCTGTTCCTGGACTCGGGCACGCTGACGCCGCTGCTCAAGCGCCTCGAGGCCGCGCACCTCGTCAAGCGCACGCGCTCGCGCGAGGACGAACGTCAGGTGCTGATCGCGCTGACCCCGCAGGGCCACGCCTTGAAGGAAAAAGCGCGCGCCGTGCCGCAATCCATCCTGGCGGCGTCGGATTGCTCGGTCTCGGAACTGGTCGCGATGAAGGACGAGATCGTGGCGCTGCGCGATCGGTTGAATGCGGTGATCGGGGAGTAG
- a CDS encoding GIY-YIG nuclease family protein — translation MKYVYILESLDSLHFYVGITDDLRARLTKHNAGEVPHTSKFGPWRLKTYIAFSNEKQAVAFEKYLKSASGRAFAKRRF, via the coding sequence GTGAAATACGTGTACATTCTCGAGAGCCTCGATTCCCTCCACTTCTATGTCGGGATCACTGACGACCTGCGCGCCCGACTGACAAAGCACAATGCCGGCGAGGTGCCTCACACCTCGAAATTTGGACCTTGGCGTCTCAAGACTTACATTGCGTTCAGCAACGAGAAGCAGGCCGTCGCGTTCGAGAAGTACCTGAAGTCAGCGTCCGGCCGCGCCTTCGCCAAAAGGCGCTTCTAG
- a CDS encoding TIGR02300 family protein yields MAKSELGTKRICPTTGKKFYDLNKNPVISPYTGEVVPIAPVAPARATRGAEARHAAAADTAPEPAEVEEVSLEEADAEENTGKVKAVVPESEDDIEVDETIDDDDDDDSTFIADEEEGDEDVTDIIGDVGGDEET; encoded by the coding sequence GTGGCCAAGTCCGAACTCGGAACCAAACGTATTTGCCCGACCACGGGCAAGAAATTCTACGACCTCAACAAGAATCCGGTGATCTCGCCCTATACCGGCGAAGTCGTGCCGATCGCGCCCGTGGCGCCGGCTCGCGCAACCCGCGGCGCCGAAGCCCGCCACGCAGCGGCCGCCGACACCGCGCCGGAGCCGGCAGAGGTCGAAGAGGTCTCGCTCGAGGAGGCCGATGCCGAGGAGAACACCGGCAAGGTCAAGGCGGTGGTGCCCGAATCCGAGGACGATATCGAGGTCGACGAGACCATCGACGACGACGATGACGATGATTCGACCTTCATCGCCGACGAAGAAGAGGGCGATGAGGACGTGACCGACATCATTGGTGATGTCGGAGGTGATGAAGAGACTTGA
- the aroA gene encoding 3-phosphoshikimate 1-carboxyvinyltransferase, with protein MTDSDKPTPLQSRASGPLTGKVRVPGDKSISHRALILGALAVGETRISGLLEGEDVLNTAKSMQALGARVERTGDFAWKVNGVGVAGFAEPRAALDFGNSGTGCRLVMGAVAGCPISAVFDGDASLRSRPMRRILDPLEKMGAKVVSGGEGGRLPLTVQGARDPLPITYKTPVASAQIKSAVLLAGLAAPGTTTVIETEASRDHTELMLKHFGADITSAQEGQHGRRITLVGQPELHGATVVVPADPSSAAFPVVAALIVEGSDVVLSDVMTNPLRTGLFTTLREMGASIEESEVRGDAGEPMAQLRVRASKLRGVEVPPERAPSMIDEYLVLAVAASFAEGTTIMRGLQELRVKESDRLEATADMLRVNGVKVEVSGDDLIVEGRGHVPGGGTVATHMDHRIAMSALVMGCASDQPVTVDDTAFIATSFPDFIPMMRSLGAEFS; from the coding sequence TTGACTGATTCCGACAAGCCGACGCCGCTTCAGTCGCGCGCAAGCGGTCCCCTGACCGGGAAAGTACGGGTCCCCGGGGACAAGTCGATCTCCCACCGCGCCCTCATCCTGGGCGCGCTCGCGGTCGGCGAGACCCGGATTTCGGGCCTGCTCGAGGGCGAGGACGTCCTCAACACCGCCAAATCCATGCAGGCGCTGGGCGCCAGGGTGGAGCGCACCGGAGATTTCGCCTGGAAGGTGAACGGCGTCGGCGTCGCCGGCTTTGCCGAGCCCAGGGCAGCGCTCGATTTCGGCAACTCCGGTACCGGCTGTCGGCTCGTCATGGGCGCCGTCGCCGGCTGCCCGATTTCGGCGGTTTTCGACGGCGATGCCTCGCTGCGCAGCCGCCCCATGCGCCGGATCCTCGACCCGCTCGAGAAGATGGGCGCCAAAGTGGTGTCCGGCGGCGAGGGCGGCCGTCTGCCGCTCACCGTCCAGGGCGCGCGCGATCCGCTGCCGATCACCTACAAGACCCCGGTCGCCTCGGCCCAGATCAAATCGGCCGTACTGCTGGCGGGCCTGGCCGCACCCGGCACCACGACGGTGATCGAGACCGAGGCCAGCCGCGACCATACCGAGCTGATGCTGAAGCACTTTGGCGCCGACATCACCTCCGCGCAGGAGGGCCAGCACGGCCGCCGCATCACGCTCGTTGGCCAGCCCGAACTGCATGGCGCCACCGTCGTGGTGCCCGCCGATCCCTCTTCGGCCGCCTTTCCGGTCGTCGCGGCGCTGATCGTCGAAGGCTCGGACGTCGTCCTGTCCGACGTGATGACCAATCCGCTGCGCACCGGCCTGTTCACCACGCTGCGCGAAATGGGCGCCTCGATCGAGGAAAGCGAAGTTCGCGGCGATGCCGGCGAGCCGATGGCGCAGCTGCGGGTGCGCGCGTCGAAACTACGCGGCGTCGAGGTGCCGCCGGAGCGCGCGCCCTCGATGATCGACGAATATCTCGTGCTGGCGGTGGCGGCTTCCTTCGCCGAGGGCACGACCATCATGCGCGGCCTCCAGGAGCTGCGCGTCAAGGAATCCGATCGGCTTGAGGCCACTGCCGACATGCTCCGCGTCAACGGCGTGAAGGTCGAGGTCTCCGGCGACGATCTGATCGTCGAGGGGCGCGGTCACGTTCCGGGCGGCGGCACTGTCGCCACGCACATGGATCATCGCATCGCGATGTCCGCGCTGGTGATGGGCTGCGCCTCCGACCAGCCCGTGACCGTCGACGACACCGCCTTCATCGCCACCAGTTTCCCGGATTTCATTCCGATGATGCGTTCGCTTGGGGCCGAGTTCTCATGA
- the cmk gene encoding (d)CMP kinase, which yields MIIAIDGPAASGKGTLGKRLAHHYGYRHLDTGVIYRAVAYALMESGHDLRDEAAAVQAALELDPERFGNPALKTQEAGEGASIVSAIPRVREVLLNFQRQFAADPPGAVLDGRDIGTVICPHADVKIFVVADPKVRARRRTMEAKARGEEADEAAVLADIIRRDERDKNRPIAPLKPAPDAYLLDNSQLDIEGGVRAAIDIIEAVRAGRSRG from the coding sequence ATGATCATCGCCATCGACGGGCCCGCCGCCTCGGGCAAGGGGACGCTCGGCAAGCGCCTCGCCCATCATTACGGCTATCGTCATCTCGATACCGGCGTCATCTACCGCGCGGTGGCCTATGCCTTGATGGAATCCGGTCACGATCTCCGGGACGAGGCGGCTGCGGTGCAGGCTGCGCTGGAACTCGATCCCGAAAGGTTCGGCAATCCCGCCCTGAAGACCCAGGAGGCCGGCGAGGGCGCCTCGATCGTCTCGGCGATCCCCAGGGTTCGCGAGGTCCTGCTCAATTTCCAGCGGCAATTCGCCGCCGATCCGCCCGGCGCCGTGCTCGACGGCCGGGACATTGGAACCGTGATCTGCCCCCATGCCGACGTGAAGATTTTCGTGGTCGCCGATCCCAAGGTCCGCGCCCGCCGCCGGACCATGGAGGCCAAGGCGAGGGGCGAGGAGGCGGACGAGGCGGCGGTGCTCGCCGACATCATCCGGCGTGACGAGCGCGACAAGAACCGGCCGATTGCGCCCTTGAAACCGGCCCCGGATGCTTACTTGCTAGATAACTCCCAACTGGATATAGAAGGCGGCGTCCGGGCCGCCATCGACATTATCGAGGCCGTCCGAGCGGGCCGGTCGCGGGGTTAA